One genomic segment of Acidobacteriota bacterium includes these proteins:
- the fusA gene encoding elongation factor G, whose amino-acid sequence MSKQAPAPLQRFRNIGIMAHIDAGKTTTTERILYYTGVSYKIGEVHEGTAVMDWMEQEQERGITITSAATTCFWPRDGEDYRINIIDTPGHVDFTIEVERSLRVLDGAVAVFDAVAGVQPQSETVWRQADRYNVPRIAFMNKMDRPGADFSHAIQTMRDRLSANPVAIQIPVGAEDQFRGVIDLITMRAYLYNVEDKGAEPDVVDIPDELRADAAAARDKMIEALADADDPIAEKYLAGQKVADAEIRAAIRRETIALKLVPVVAGSAFKNKGVQPLLDAVVDFLPSPLDVPPVMGVNPKKGTEEERPPDPKAPFAGLVFKIMADKHVGQLSFVRIYSGTLKAGSYTLNSTRGSKERVGRIMCMHANKREDVEQATAGEIVAVAGIKQVTTGDTICEESRPIVLEALEFPAPVISQAIEPKTRQDQEKLGIGLQRLAAEDPSFKVATDQETGQTIISGMGELHLEIIVDRLKREFGVDANVGRPQVAYRETIRKAAEGVGKFVRQTGGRGQYGHAEVKLEPAEPGSGFEFVNAIVGGVIPREYIKPVGEGIREAMEGGVLAGYEMVDVKATLHYGSYHEVDSSEMAFKIAGSMAFKDAAKKADPVLLEPIMKVEVVAPEEYAGSITGDINSRRGRIESMAARPGTQVITAFVPLSEMFGYATDMRSMTQGRATYTMHFHRYEEAPRSVREEIIAKVQGTAR is encoded by the coding sequence ATGTCGAAGCAGGCGCCAGCGCCACTACAACGGTTCCGCAACATCGGGATCATGGCCCACATCGACGCGGGCAAGACCACGACGACCGAACGCATCCTCTATTATACGGGCGTTTCGTACAAGATCGGCGAGGTCCACGAAGGCACTGCAGTGATGGACTGGATGGAGCAGGAACAAGAGCGCGGCATAACGATCACGTCGGCGGCGACGACGTGCTTCTGGCCGCGGGACGGCGAGGACTATCGTATCAACATTATTGACACGCCGGGTCACGTCGATTTCACCATTGAGGTCGAACGCTCATTGCGAGTGCTTGATGGCGCCGTGGCGGTGTTCGACGCAGTAGCCGGCGTGCAGCCGCAGTCTGAAACTGTGTGGCGTCAAGCCGACAGGTACAACGTTCCGCGCATTGCCTTCATGAATAAGATGGATCGGCCGGGCGCTGATTTCAGTCACGCAATCCAGACGATGCGCGACCGCTTGAGCGCGAATCCGGTAGCGATCCAGATCCCAGTTGGAGCCGAAGATCAGTTTCGCGGGGTGATCGACCTGATCACGATGCGCGCATACCTCTACAACGTTGAGGACAAGGGTGCTGAGCCGGATGTGGTTGATATACCCGACGAGCTTCGGGCCGATGCCGCAGCGGCGCGCGACAAGATGATCGAAGCGCTTGCCGATGCGGACGACCCGATCGCTGAAAAGTACCTCGCTGGTCAAAAGGTTGCCGACGCCGAGATTCGTGCGGCGATTCGGCGCGAGACGATCGCGCTGAAGCTCGTGCCGGTCGTGGCGGGCTCCGCGTTTAAGAATAAGGGCGTGCAGCCGCTTCTTGACGCCGTCGTTGATTTCCTTCCCAGCCCGCTTGATGTGCCCCCGGTCATGGGCGTGAATCCCAAGAAGGGAACCGAGGAAGAGCGGCCGCCCGACCCGAAAGCGCCCTTCGCGGGACTGGTGTTCAAGATCATGGCTGACAAGCACGTCGGTCAGCTTTCATTCGTTCGAATCTATTCAGGCACTCTTAAGGCTGGTTCCTACACGTTGAATTCGACCAGGGGTTCAAAAGAGCGAGTGGGCCGCATCATGTGCATGCACGCGAACAAGCGGGAGGACGTCGAGCAGGCCACAGCGGGCGAGATCGTCGCGGTTGCCGGCATTAAGCAGGTCACCACCGGCGACACTATCTGCGAAGAGTCCCGCCCAATCGTCCTTGAAGCTCTCGAATTCCCGGCGCCGGTTATCTCCCAGGCAATCGAACCCAAGACCAGACAGGATCAGGAGAAGCTGGGCATCGGTCTCCAGCGGCTCGCGGCGGAAGACCCGAGCTTCAAAGTCGCTACCGATCAGGAGACGGGACAGACGATCATCAGCGGTATGGGTGAGCTTCACCTGGAGATCATCGTCGATCGCCTGAAGCGAGAGTTCGGCGTCGATGCGAACGTTGGCCGGCCACAGGTCGCCTATCGCGAAACTATACGCAAAGCGGCAGAAGGTGTTGGAAAGTTCGTTCGACAGACGGGCGGACGCGGTCAGTATGGTCACGCTGAAGTGAAACTCGAGCCGGCCGAACCGGGCAGCGGCTTCGAGTTCGTCAACGCGATCGTCGGTGGCGTCATCCCGCGCGAGTACATCAAGCCTGTCGGCGAAGGTATCAGGGAAGCAATGGAAGGCGGGGTTCTGGCGGGCTATGAGATGGTTGACGTCAAGGCGACGCTGCACTACGGCAGCTATCACGAGGTTGACTCTTCGGAGATGGCGTTCAAGATCGCCGGCTCGATGGCGTTCAAGGACGCCGCTAAGAAAGCCGATCCCGTTCTGCTCGAGCCGATCATGAAAGTCGAGGTTGTGGCGCCTGAAGAGTACGCGGGCTCGATTACCGGTGACATCAACTCGCGTCGCGGTCGCATCGAGAGCATGGCTGCGCGGCCGGGCACGCAGGTCATCACAGCCTTTGTGCCGCTTTCGG
- the rpsG gene encoding 30S ribosomal protein S7, translating into MPRRRVAAKREVLPDPLYNSTMVTRFINSLMWEGRKSVAEGIFYGAMSQIHDKTQEDPLKTFKKAIDNVKPRVEVKSRRVGGSTYQVPIEVDQKSRGNSLAIRWVISYARGRGEKTMTDRLAGEILDAANNRGNAVKKKDDTHRMADANKAFAHYRW; encoded by the coding sequence ATGCCAAGAAGAAGAGTTGCAGCTAAGCGCGAGGTTCTGCCGGACCCTCTATACAACTCGACGATGGTGACCAGGTTCATCAACTCGCTGATGTGGGAGGGCAGGAAGTCTGTTGCCGAAGGCATCTTCTACGGGGCAATGAGTCAAATCCACGATAAGACTCAAGAGGACCCGCTGAAGACTTTCAAGAAGGCCATCGACAACGTAAAACCGCGAGTCGAGGTCAAGTCTCGCAGGGTGGGTGGCTCTACCTATCAAGTGCCCATCGAGGTTGATCAGAAGTCGCGCGGTAACAGTTTAGCCATCAGGTGGGTGATCAGTTACGCGCGCGGGCGCGGCGAGAAGACTATGACCGATCGGCTCGCAGGCGAGATCCTCGATGCGGCGAATAATCGCGGCAACGCAGTGAAGAAGAAGGATGACACACACCGAATGGCTGACGCCAACAAGGCGTTCGCGCACTATCGTTGGTGA
- the rpsL gene encoding 30S ribosomal protein S12, translating into MPTLNQLVRKGRVNVKYKTSSPALNSSPQKRGVCTRVYTQTPKKPNSALRKVARVRLTNGIEVTTYIPGIGHNLQEHSIVLIRGGRVKDLPGVRYHVVRGTLDAVGVQGRKQSRSKYGAKRPKEASPAKK; encoded by the coding sequence GTGCCGACACTTAATCAGTTAGTTCGCAAAGGGCGAGTAAACGTTAAGTACAAGACCTCGAGCCCGGCTTTGAATTCGAGTCCGCAGAAGCGCGGCGTGTGCACACGCGTCTACACGCAGACTCCCAAGAAGCCGAACTCAGCGCTGCGCAAAGTGGCGCGCGTCCGTCTGACCAATGGGATCGAGGTGACGACTTATATCCCTGGCATCGGTCATAACCTGCAGGAGCACTCGATTGTTTTGATCCGTGGGGGTCGCGTCAAGGATCTGCCAGGCGTCCGTTACCACGTGGTTCGCGGGACCCTCGACGCGGTTGGTGTTCAGGGGCGCAAACAGAGCCGCTCTAAGTATGGAGCGAAGCGGCCGAAGGAAGCGTCTCCGGCGAAGAAATAG